A stretch of Porites lutea chromosome 5, jaPorLute2.1, whole genome shotgun sequence DNA encodes these proteins:
- the LOC140937220 gene encoding E3 ubiquitin-protein ligase TRIM45-like, which translates to MDVRQCWEDFTKTKCRLCSKALNNPRTLPCLHSFCLACLENLVYIDGTRLPEETSCPTCMSSFQIPEGKLVDDLPLSFHLAPFKDILSTKKNQRGVKCSNCVDRKAAISYCYVCRDHLCFRCDEAHRRLRGTRNHHNILVGNVLSLLQRAAMCSQKNHQEEQLSLYCQQCLKCVCRVCHEESHSRHDVVYIQGAAETGKQEINDALLLAEDEITALNEKMKQSSEIFKAREKDINAARRDVEAFVKLSILQLKKHEKAVLTQLDDIYEKLQQGHATKQRELELLITQLRSPVEYGKSILNRSCDVEILNEREIVITRCIDLLNSENTACESFHFPFVKYIIDEDMFKSVRDVGAEHLIMSNTDSSWTTAFGVGLRDPLVERQTSFKVVTRDSRDNQCYNENDLVKIHIQNPVGEGMSSTIIDKRDGRYSVTFTPEYVGQHEVMITINGQPLTDSPWSVEVTAPHRYRRKGQLGSHGLFENGTYYTPCGIAICKASGIIAVADESSKRVTIFSPQGKYLRHFGDVRDASKNLKWPKSVAFDSSGEIVVIDSRQMILCSNTGVFLKYYVMGVALPESVSVSSNGRLIVCDREEATVKILREGGGLVKSFSSDRTLDGQPSFAIHHRNKFFVSYPEAHCVKVFSDNGMFLYDIGAKGSKREKLGKPLGLAMDRFNNLVVCDSNKSRLQVYKPDGRHVATIEGENSQLVSPQFVAVSKDGHLFVTDSGCKSEELFHLDAEQSCIHIFY; encoded by the coding sequence ATGGACGTTCGTCAGTGTTGGGAAGATTTTACGAAAACCAAATGCCGTCTTTGTTCGAAAGCGCTGAACAATCCGAGGACTTTACCGTGTCTTCACTCCTTCTGTTTAGCATGTCTTGAAAACTTGGTGTATATTGATGGCACGCGCCTTCCAGAAGAAACAAGCTGCCCAACTTGCATGTCCTCATTCCAAATCCCCGAAGGAAAATTAGTCGATGATTTGCCCCTTTCTTTTCACTTAGCTCCATTCAAGGACATTTTGTCGACGAAAAAAAACCAAAGAGGTGTCAAATGTTCAAACTGTGTTGATAGGAAGGCTGCAATTTCCTATTGTTATGTTTGCCGTGATCATCTCTGTTTTCGTTGTGATGAAGCTCACCGCCGTCTGCGAGGCACCCGGAATCATCATAATATTCTGGTTGGGAATGTCCTGTCTTTGTTACAAAGAGCAGCGATGTGTTCACAGAAAAACCATCAAGAGGAACAACTAAGTCTCTACTGTCAGCAGTGCCTCAAATGTGTCTGCCGTGTTTGTCACGAAGAAAGCCATTCCCGACATGATGTTGTGTATATCCAAGGAGCAGCCGAAACAGGAAAGCAAGAGATCAACGATGCCTTGTTACTCGCAGAAGATGAGATCACTGCATTGaacgaaaaaatgaaacaaagttCTGAAATCTTTAAAGCTAGGGAAAAAGACATCAACGCTGCACGTAGAGATGTAGAAGCATTTGTGAAACTGTCCATtctacagttaaaaaagcacGAGAAAGCCGTGTTGACACAATTGGATGACATTTATGAAAAACTACAGCAAGGTCATGCAACGAAACAACGTGAACTGGAGTTGTTGATCACCCAATTGAGGAGCCCGGTAGAATATGGAAAAAGCATTCTTAACAGAAGTTGCGATGTGGAAATTCTAAACGAACGAGAAATTGTTATCACTCGCTGCATTGACCTTTTGAATTCAGAAAATACCGCATGTGaatcatttcattttccttttgtcaAATATATTATTGATGAAGATATGTTCAAGTCTGTTAGAGACGTAGGTGCAGAGCATTTGATCATGAGCAACACAGACTCGTCATGGACAACTGCGTTCGGAGTGGGATTAAGGGATCCCTTGGTTGAAAGGCAGACGAGTTTTAAAGTTGTCACAAGGGACTCTCGAGACAATCAGTGTTATAATGAAAATGATCTGGTAAAAATACATATTCAGAATCCAGTGGGAGAAGGAATGTCATCCACAATTATAGACAAAAGGGACGGAAGATACAGTGTCACCTTTACCCCAGAATATGTTGGTCAACATGAGGTTATGATAACTATTAATGGACAACCACTGACTGATAGTCCTTGGAGTGTTGAAGTGACGGCCCCGCATCGATATCGAAGAAAGGGTCAACTAGGATCCCATGgtttatttgaaaatggaacCTACTATACCCCTTGTGGCATTGCAATTTGTAAAGCAAGTGGAATCATAGCAGTAGCCGATGAGTCTAGCAAGAGAGTCACCATTTTTAGCCCTCAAGGAAAGTATCTGAGACATTTTGGTGACGTCCGCGATGCCTCTAAGAATCTTAAGTGGCCAAAGTCGGTCGCATTCGATTCATCTGGTGAAATAGTTGTCATTGATTCACGTCAGATGATACTTTGTTCCAACACAGGCGTGTTTTTGAAGTACTATGTTATGGGTGTTGCCTTGCCAGAATCAGTTTCTGTGTCGAGCAATGGTCGACTAATCGTCTGCGACCGAGAGGAAGCTACCGTTAAAATTCTCCGTGAAGGAGGAGGGCTTGTTAAGtcgttttcaagtgatcgcaccTTAGATGGTCAACCCTCTTTTGCCATTCATCACAGAAACAAATTCTTTGTCTCATATCCAGAGGCACATTGTGTAAAGGTTTTCAGTGATAATGGAATGTTCCTGTACGATATCGGAGCTAAAGGGTCCAAGCGAGAGAAGCTGGGCAAACCACTGGGGCTCGCCATGGACAGGTTTAACAATCTTGTGGTTTGTGACAGTAACAAAAGCCGTCTGCAAGTGTACAAACCAGACGGAAGGCACGTTGCCACAATAGAGGGAGAGAACTCTCAGCTGGTATCTCCTCAATTTGTTGCTGTCTCCAAGGATGGCCACTTGTTTGTTACCGATTCAGGATGCAAAAGCGAAGAATTGTTTCACCTTGATGCCGAACAGTCTTGTAttcatattttttattga
- the LOC140938959 gene encoding disintegrin and metalloproteinase domain-containing protein 10-like, with the protein MGHIINGQFDGSFVVFGETFHLEPVQRYGIGLNASFHSIVFFSSSVKFDFSRIRRKMARFPQLYHNVAVKAASRQIRRRRSTSSSLNTCAVHIAADHLFFKHVGLSSERATVAEMVYHMGMADRAFRATDFNQDGGSGDGIGFVIAAVTVFHNETSEGSLASPESIKIMPFLEKWSEIDHDSYCLALLFTYRDFEDGALGLAWVAEPELDIPGGICSKRLPVDDLGEETFNFNTAIASFKNFGVRIPRKASVITVVHELGHSFGSEHDPDSAQCSPGGKAGNFIMYSRASDGHEPNNLLFSPCSKRQIALVISRKGADCFIAHNNGSYCGNKIVEQGEDCDCGRPTECQAVDKCCVARDDKRRTPGCTVRPGMQCSHVAGTCCSEDCRVIPESQARVCQTETECRVETTCNGRSGRCPEEWKPSNVTCNSGSNTCLDGACTGSICALYGTNECEYHDDPDEMCHVCCNNSLGVCVSASYYLGRVILKRPGSTCKLHTGYCDSFGFCITVDSNDLLNNLRDAFKRLFSKAAIKSFWTWIKGHWYLLLISIGGICLIIVLFKVTYRSRTSLTGLARRTVLRCLVGNQQAVHVRSHEVSAAEFDEVVGDMNL; encoded by the exons ATGGGGCATATAATAAACGGACAGTTCGATGGAAGTTTTGTTGTATTTGGAGAAACTTTTCATCTTGAACCTGTTCAACGATATGGCATTGGTTTAAACGCGTCTTTCCATTCCATTGTCTTCTTCTCTTCAAGCGTTAAGTTTGACTTCTCAAGAATTCGAAGGAAAATGGCTCGCTTTCCCCAATTATATCATAACGTCGCAGTTAAG GCAGCCAGCAGACAAATCCGTAGGAGAAGATCCACTTCTTCCAGCCTCAACACATGTGCTGTGCATATTGCCGCAGATCATTTGTTCTTTAAACACGTGGGTTTATCTTCTGAGCGAGCTACGGTAGCAGAGATGGTGTATCACATGGGGATGGCTGATAGAGCCTTTAGAGCAACTGACTTTAACCAGGATGGGGGATCTGGAGATGGTATTGGTTTTGTCATAGCAGCTGTAACTGTTTTTCACAACGAGACCTCCGAAG GCTCTTTAGCAAGCCCAGAAAGCATCAAAATTATGCCTTTTCTCGAGAAATGGAGCGAGATCGATCACGACTCATACTGTCTGGCACTACTGTTCACATACAGAGACTTTGAAGACGGGGCCTTAGGACTTGCCTGGGTAGCAGAGCCTGAACTAGACATACCTGGCGGAATATGTTCAAAGAGGCTTCCTGTAGATGATCTTGGAGAGGAGACATTTAATTTCAACACAGCAATTGCgagctttaaaaattttggcgtCAGGATCCCAAGGAAAGCGTCCGTGATCACTGTGGTTCATGAGCTTGGACATAGCTTTGGATCAGAG CATGATCCGGACTCCGCGCAATGTTCACCGGGCGGAAAAGCTGGTAATTTCATCATGTACTCCCGTGCCAGCGACGGGCATGAACCGAATAATCTTCTGTTCTCTCCATGCAGTAAGCGGCAGATAGCTCTTGTCATTTCTAGAAAAGGTGCTGATTGTTTCATTG CTCATAACAATGGTTCGTACTGCGGCAACAAGATCGTGGAGCAAGGTGAAGATTGTGATTGTGGAAGACCAACGGAGTGTCAAGCAGTGGACAAGTGCTGTGTGGCCAGAGATGACAAGCGAAGGACACCAGGATGTACAGTGAGGCCAGGAATGCAGTGCAG TCATGTGGCAGGGACATGCTGCTCTGAAGACTGTAGAGTCATCCCAGAATCCCAAGCGCGCGTGTGTCAAACAGAAACAGAGTGCAGAGTGGAGACGACGTGTAA TGGCCGCAGTGGGCGTTGCCCCGAAGAGTGGAAACCGAGTAACGTAACATGTAATAGCGGATCCAACACTTGCTTGGATGGTGCCTGTACTGGATCAATATGTGCCCTGTATGGGACCAATGAATGCGAATATCATGACGATCCAGATGAGATGTGCCACGTTTGTTGTAACAACAGCCTT GGAGTCTGTGTGTCAGCCAGCTACTATCTGGGAAGGGTGATTCTTAAACGTCCCGGCAGCACTTGCAAGCTTCATACTGGGTATTGCGACTCGTTTGGATTCTGCATCACAGTGGATAGTAATGACTTACTGAACAATCTCAGGGACGCCTTTAAAAGATTATTCTCCAAAGCTGCTATAAAAAGCTTTTGGACCTGGATTAAGGGACATTG GTACCTTCTCCTCATTAGTATTGGCGGCATTTGCCTGATCATTGTTCTATTCAAGGTCACATATCGCTCCAGAACAAGTCTCACAGGTCTTGCAAGGCGCACTGTCTTGCGATGCCTTGTTGGAAACCAGCAGGCTGTGCATGTAAGAAGCCATGAAGTATCCGCGGCAGAATTTGACGAAGTCGTGGGAGATATGAACTTGTAA